Within Marinomonas mediterranea MMB-1, the genomic segment CGCCGAATATATCAATCCAAGACCAATCGGAAATGGATTTAACGTCACTGGCACTCATATTAAGCAGCGTTAGGCCCGCGCACACAAACACCAAAGCCACCAACCAATAAAGGTTAGGCCGAATGCGGTAAAGAAAGTCTGACAATCGATAATGAAAGGTATGAAACCTGCGAAACATGATGAACTCCTAGTAGAGTGTCTCGTTTGTACGCCTATTTTGTGACATTTTTGTTGCCATTAGATGACAGAAAGTGAGCCACCCCGCTTAAAAATGACGAAATAGTCCAAATCGCTCACACGAACAGCGCTGACACTACAAACCCATAAGGAAACCCGATGATCTAAGCAGTGTTATACGATCATAGGTATAAAAACAGTTTAGTCCGATCAGCTCATTTCGCCTATCAAGAGGCAGAAATAGCACAAATGCGGATGATATGACCAAAAAACGTAACAAAAATGACACAAGAGCGGATTAACGTGCAACCACCTCAACCAATCCTAAAGGTGTGTAAGCATGTTTAAACGTCATTTACTTGCGACTGCAATCAGCAGTGCAATGCTCGCTTCTGTTAGCGCCCATGCAGCGGTTATTTCAGAAACCACATACGAAGATATTGCCGACGCGGCGACTTGGGTTAGTAAAGACACTACAAAGAGTCTTTTAATTGCAACCCTTGAAGGTGACGGCATTGCCGTATTTAACGAGCAAGGTAAAGAGATACAACACATCGAGGGCATTGAAGCTCTAGGTGCGGACGTTCGCTACAGCCTTACGGATGATAATGGCGCGAGTATGGACATCGTCGCTATTGGCCTTCCTGATGAAGACTCATTAGGCTTCTACAAAATTACAGGCGATGCAAAGCACCCTCTTAGCTCAGTGGGCACCATCAACATTGACGCGACACCTGAAGGGGTTTGCCTTTATCAACACCCAACAAGCGGCCAAATTACGGCGACAGCCTACACTGAAGACGGGGATCTACTTCAGTACAAGCTAATTTTGGATGGAGATACAGTAAAAAGCCGCTTCAACGATGGCGGCGTTGCCGAACCAGTACGTCATGCTAATGTCGGTGGCGAGTTAAGCGGTTGTATCGTCGATGATCAATCTGGCACGCTTTACGTGGCAGAACAAAACATTGGTGTATGGAAATACGGCGCCGATGCCGAAAACGTAAAAGACCGAGCATTTTTAGATGTTGTTGAGCCACACGGGAAGCTTGAGGAGATCGAAAACATCGACCTAGCGATCCAAGAAGGCGGGAAAGGCGTGGTTCTGATCGCAGACGAAGGCAAAGGCTTTAACCTTTACGACCGCAACTCAGGCGAATTCCTGGCTAAATTCGATGTAGAAGGCGTCGAAGAAGCTAAGCTAGTTACAACGGCACGCAACGGAATTTGGATCGGTAATACCGAAGCTAACGAACCTGTTTATCAGTTCATGAGCGCCGACGAGTTTAAATCTTTAAGCGGTGTAAGCCTTGCAGGTTTACAAAGTAACCGAGACATCAAAGTAGCGGGGGTCAAAGTCGTCACAGCGTCTGGCGAAACAGATGCAGTCGACAGCAAAGGCGATGCAGCGGATGACTCAACCATTTGGTTCAACGAATCAAACCCAGCTAAAAGCCTGATTATCGCAACTGATAAAAAAGGCGGATTGCTCGCCTACGACCTGGACGGAAACGAAGTTCAATTCTTCGAAGAAGGCCGTCCAAACAATGTCGACCTACGCCAAAATATAGATGATGGAAAAGGCGGTAAAATCACATTGGCAGCTGCCTCAAACCGCGACCTAAATACGGTGACTCTATACACAATCGACGGTTCAGATACACCAATCAAACTGTTGCCTGCAATCGGCGACAATGTTCATGACGAGTCTCCTGAGTTCATTTCCAACGTCGATGTTGTTTACGGTCTATGTATGGGACAAGGTGAAGACGGTACTCCTTACGTTTTCGTCAACGGTAAAGACGGAACCACAGAACAATGGAAAATCACACTCACAAAAGACGGCGCCAAAGGTGACATCGTTCGCACTTTCTCTGTTGAAAGCCAACCTGAAGGTTGTGTTGTAGACGACGAGACTCAAACAATCTATGTCGGCGAAGAAGACGAAGCAATCTGGACTTTCGATGCCCGCGAAAATGGCTCAACCAAAGCCAAGCTATTTGCGGCAGTAGACGGCAAGCATTTGGTTGACGACATTGAAGGTGTGACTATCTATGAAACAGACCAAGTTCGTTACCTGATCGCTTCCAGCCAAGGTAACAACACGTACGCGGTTTACGATATGAACGACAACAACCAGTACAAAGGCAGCTTTGCCATCATTGGTGATGATGACAAGGGAATTGACGGAACAAGCGATACTGACGGTGTTCACGCGTTCTCTGGCAACCTGGGTAGCGCCTACCCGAATGGTATGTTCATTGCGCAAGATTGGTACAACATCAACGACGAGTACGAATTGAAAAAGCAAAACTTCAAAATGGTCGATTGGAGAGAAATCCAATCAGCGCTTAAGCTGAAATAACGCTTAGCATAAGGAAGGTACGAATAAGTCTTATGAGCCAACGGACTTGTTCACACCTTCCTTAACAAGCCATAACCCTTCATGGAAGTGAAAGCTGCCTAATTTTTGTGACGTTAGGCGGCTTTTTTATTCTGTTTTTTCAATCCCCCATTGCAAAATATCAGTGTTAAACTTGAGCTTTCACCTTAAAAAAGGCATAGACATGATTGCTC encodes:
- a CDS encoding phytase, yielding MFKRHLLATAISSAMLASVSAHAAVISETTYEDIADAATWVSKDTTKSLLIATLEGDGIAVFNEQGKEIQHIEGIEALGADVRYSLTDDNGASMDIVAIGLPDEDSLGFYKITGDAKHPLSSVGTINIDATPEGVCLYQHPTSGQITATAYTEDGDLLQYKLILDGDTVKSRFNDGGVAEPVRHANVGGELSGCIVDDQSGTLYVAEQNIGVWKYGADAENVKDRAFLDVVEPHGKLEEIENIDLAIQEGGKGVVLIADEGKGFNLYDRNSGEFLAKFDVEGVEEAKLVTTARNGIWIGNTEANEPVYQFMSADEFKSLSGVSLAGLQSNRDIKVAGVKVVTASGETDAVDSKGDAADDSTIWFNESNPAKSLIIATDKKGGLLAYDLDGNEVQFFEEGRPNNVDLRQNIDDGKGGKITLAAASNRDLNTVTLYTIDGSDTPIKLLPAIGDNVHDESPEFISNVDVVYGLCMGQGEDGTPYVFVNGKDGTTEQWKITLTKDGAKGDIVRTFSVESQPEGCVVDDETQTIYVGEEDEAIWTFDARENGSTKAKLFAAVDGKHLVDDIEGVTIYETDQVRYLIASSQGNNTYAVYDMNDNNQYKGSFAIIGDDDKGIDGTSDTDGVHAFSGNLGSAYPNGMFIAQDWYNINDEYELKKQNFKMVDWREIQSALKLK